From the Streptococcus hyointestinalis genome, the window ATAGTCTCGCATTCGGTCAATAGTATCAAGCTGTTTGGAAATGGATTTAGCAGATGGTGTAGGGTTTAGTATCACTTGACGTGATAGGGTATTGACCGCTTCTATTTTTCCAAGATTGATATTTTGCTCATAGACATTGAGAATAGCAGCTTCTTGTTGCCCTTGAGCATTGACAGCGGATGCCATGATACCCTTACTAATGACGTAAGCATCAAAATCTTTCATGCCAAGAGCTTTTGCGATATAGCCCATGGTTTGTTCGACACGATAAACTTCAGCGCCACTTTCAACGAGAATCTTCCCAGCTTTTAGGACTATCTGAAGGGTGTTACAGTTATCTTTAGCAGACATGGTCATAGCGTTCACTTTCTAAAATAGAGTCTCTTTTATTATAAGGGCTAAAGAGCTATTTGACAATCATTTTTAAAGAAAGATAAAAAAGTTGAGAAAAGCTCAACTTTTTAGTCAATATAATGTAATTTTCCACGAAAATCATCAAGAGTTTCATAGCCTTTTTCAGCCATGATGGTTTGCAGTTCTTTTGTGATACGCTCAAAAGCCTCTGTGCCTTCTTTTTGGAGGACAGTCCCAAGCTGCACCATACTAGCACCGCAGAGGATATGCTCAAAAGCATCACGACCTGTTTTGACGCCGCCAGTTCCGATGATTTGGATAGAAGGATTGAGGCGTTTGTAGAAAGCATGTACATTAGCCAGTGCTGTTGGTTTGATGTAGTCACCACCTAATCCGCCAAAGCCATTTTTAGGTTTGATGACGACAGTCTCATCCTCAATGACAAGCCCATTTCCGATAGAGTTGACACAGTTGACAAAGACAAGTGGGTATTTATTAAAGATAGCTGCTGCCTGGTCAAAGTGTACAATATCAAAATAAGGTGGCAGTTTAATCCCAAGTGGCTTAGTATAGTAGCTAAAGACTTCTTTTAAAATCGTATCTGTCGTTTCAAAATCATAGGCGATTTGAGGTTTCCCAGGGACGTTTGGGCAAGAAAGGTTGAGTTCAACCAAGCCTTGGTAGTCACTTGCTTGCACTTTTTTGAGGATAGTGTGGGTTTCATCTGGTGACATGCCGACTAGTGAGAGGACATGTGGCTTGCTGCCGATACGATTTTGCTCTTCAATAACATAGTCTAAATAATAATCAAGTCCCTTGTTTGGCAACCCCATTGAGTTGATAGAGCCAAGGTCGGTGTTGACATAGCGTGGCTCAGGGTTACCAGCACGAGCTTCTAGTGTGGCAGTTTTGGTGACAAAAGACCCAGCAGCAGAGCTCTCAACCTGCGCTAGCTCCTCACGTGTCATACAAAATACCCCAGCAGCGTTCATCAAGCAGTTATCAAACTGAAAATCTCCGATACGAGTTGCAGTAGAAACCATAATATCCTCCAAGAAAGTTTTGTTTTATTCTATCATTTTCGTCTAAAAAGGGCAATAGTCCCTTATAAAATTCGTTAAATACGAACAATGGCGTCAATATTTGTTAAATGTTCAGTTTATAAAAACGTTTCCACAAATAAATTTACTCTAAAACTAGCTTTTTTCCCTATTTTCGTGTAAAATAGGGAGGTAAGTAAAGGCAGTTGCCTAAATAAAAGGAGACATATCTAAATGGTAAAATTAGTATTTGCACGCCATGGTGAATCAGAATGGAACAAAGCAAACCTTTTCACAGGTTGGGCTGATGTTGATCTTTCAGACAAAGGAACACAACAAGCTATCGACGCTGGTAAATTGATCAAAGAAGCTGGTATCGAGTTTGATGTTGCTTACACATCTGTTTTGAAACGTGCGATCAAAACTACTAATCTTGCGCTTGAAGCTTCTGATCAACTTTGGGTGCCAGTTGAAAAATCATGGCGCTTAAACGAACGTCACTACGGTGGTTTGACTGGTCAAAACAAAGCTGAAGCAGCAGCTAAATGGGGTGATGAGCAAGTTCACATCTGGCGTCGTTCATACGATGTATTGCCACCAGCAATGGCTAAAGACGACGAGTACTCAGCACACACTGACCGTCGTTACGCATCGCTTGATGACTCTGTTATCCCAGATGCTGAAAACTTGAAAGTTACACTTGAGCGTGCCCTTCCTTTCTGGGAAGATAAAATCGCACCAGCTCTTAAAGACGGTAAAAATGTTTTCGTTGGCGCACACGGTAACTCAATCCGTGCCCTTGTAAAACACATCAAACACTTGTCAGATGATGAAATCATGGATGTTGAAATCCCTAACTTCCCACCATTGGTATTTGAATTTGACGAAGATTTGAACGTGACAAACGAATACTACCTTGGTAAATAATAAAAAGCTAGGCTCAGCCTAGTTTTTTTGATGTCCAAATGACTATAAGAAAAAAGGCACCGATTCGGTGCCTACTTTTTTGCAAAGTTGTTTACGGACTAAGCCTTATTTTAACTCGCTGTGTTGTTTCGAATAGTTCCAACATAGACAGTATAGCATTTTTACATAAACTTATCAACTCTTTTGCTCAAAATAAGATAAATATGGTATAATGAAAACGGTTGTATACTAAAAAAACTTTGAGATTGTATTAGCTGTTTTGGAAACATTCGAAACAACACAGCTCTAAAACTAAACATAATACATGATTTCAGTTTAACAAAAAACAATTATTTTGTCAGAAATCAATTGTCTTTTGCCTTGAAATTTGTGAAAATTGTAGTGTAATCATTACAACTAAGATTTTATAAAGGAGTTTTCTATGAAAAAATACTCAATTGGTCTTGATATTGGTACAAATAGCGTCGGTTGGGCAGTTGTGACCGATGACTATAAAGTTCCATCAAAGAAGATGAAAGTACGTGGTAATAGCGATAAGACAGCAGTTAAGAAAAACTTGTTAGGAGCGCTCTTGTTTGATGGCGCTGATACGGCTGAGGGAACTCGCCTTAAGCGAACTGCAAGACGACGCTATACACGTCGTAAAAATCGTCTTCGATATCTTCAGGAGATTTTTGCTGAGGAGATGAACAAGGTTGATGAGAGTTTTTTTCATCGTTTGGATGAGTCCTTTTTAAAGCCAGAAGATAAGAGTAGTGAGCGTCATCCTATTTTTGCAAATGAAGCTGAGGAAAAAGCTTATCATAAAGCCTTTCCTACGATTTATCACCTCAGAAAACACTTGGCTGACAAACAAGAAAAAGCAGATTTGCGTCTTGTTTATTTAGCGTTGGCGCATATTATTAAGTTTCGTGGGCATTTTTTGATTGAGGGGGATTTGGATGCTGAAAATACAGATGTTCAAAAGCTATTTGAAGCATTCGTAGAAGTGTATGATAAGAGTGTAGAGGATAGTCATCTCTCTGAGATAGAGGTGGATGCGGCTGTGATTTTGACTGAAAATAGCAGTAAGTCACGCCGTTTGGAAAAGCTCATCAAACATTATCCGACAGAAAAGAAGAACAGCTTTTTTGGTAATCTTATCGCTCTATCACTCGGTTTGCAGCCCAACTTTAAAGCAAATTTCAAACTATCAGAAGATGCTAAGTTGCAGTTTTCAAAAGACAGCTATGAGGAGGATTTGGGTGAAGTGTTAGCTCAGATCGGAGATGATTTGGCTGATGTCTTTGTGGCTGCTCAAAACCTCTATAATGCAATTTTATTGTCAGGAATTTTGACGGTAAATAATGATACAACCAAGGCAAAGGTCTCTGCCTCAATGGTTAAGCGCTACACGGAGCACGAGGCAGACCTCGCTAAGTTGAAGTGTTTTATCAAGGAAAAAGCACCTGAAAAGTATACTGAGATTTTCAAAGATGAGAAGAAAAATGGCTATGCAGCCTACATCAAAAATCGAAAAAATAAAGGCTACACTAAAACTAGTGTGAAGCAGGATGACTTTTACAAATATCTAAAAGGCATTCTCTCAAAACTGGATGGTAGTCAGTATTTTCTTGATAAAATCGAGCGTGATGACTTTTTGCGTAAGCAGAGAACCTTTGATAATGGAGCGATTCCGCACCAGTTGCACTTGAAAGAGCTTCGAGCAATTTTACGCCGTCAAGCGACGTACTATCCATTTTTAGCAGAAAATCAAGACAAGATTGAAAAAATCTTCACCTTTAAAATCCCTTACTATGTTGGACCTTTAGCACGTCAGAAAGGGCGTTTTGCCTGGGCAAGCTACAGCTCTGATGAAAAAATTACGCCTTGGAACTTTGATGAGGTGGTGGATAAGGACAAGTCTGCAGAGGACTTTATCACAAAGATGACCTCATATGACCTTTATCTGCCAGAGGAAAAGGTGCTACCAAAACACAGCTTCGTCTATGAAAAATTCACCGTTTATAATGAATTGACCAAAGTCAAATATATTGACGAGCGAGGCAAATCCATCTATTTTGATGCAAAGACTAAGAAGAGTATTTTTAATCAGGTCTTTAAAGAGGAGCGAAAAGTCACTAAAGATAAGCTGTTAAACCATTTAGACAAAGTACATCCTATACTAAGAGCTGTTGACATAGAAGGACTTGATGAGGAAAAGAAAACCTTCAACGCCAGTCTTGGTACCTATCATGATTTAAAGAAAATCTTAAATGTAGATTTCTTAGACGACGAGGCGAATGAAGATATTATCGAAGATATCATTCATACACTGACCTTGTTTGAGGATAAACAAATGATTGATAAGCGCCTGCAAAAATACAGTCATCTGTTTACAAAGAAAGAGCTAAAACAACTAGCACGCAAGCATTACACTGGCTGGGGGAAACTGTCTCACAAGCTTATCGATGGCATTCGCAATAAAGAAACGAATAAGACCATTCTGGATTATTTGATTGATGATGGTAGAGCTAACCGTAACTTTATGCAGCTCATCAAGGATGAACGGCTTCCTTTCAGAGAAACTATTGAAAAAGCACAGGTCATTGATAATGTGGATAATCTCAAAGAAACCGTCAGCCAGCTGGCAGGCAGTCCTGCTATCAAAAAAGGCATTTTGCAGAGTGTGAAAATTGTCGATGAGCTGGTCAAAGTAATGGGAGGAGATTTACGCAAAGGGACAAATTTACCAGAACATATCGTCATTGAAATGGCTCGTGAAAACCAGACAACGAACAAAGGGCGTAGAAAATCGCAACAACGTTTGAAGCGTCTTCAAGATTCTTTAAAAGATTTTGGTAGTAAGATTTTAGACACGGATAAGCCGTCTTATGTGGAAGATAATATTGAAAATGACCATCTCAAAGATGATAGGCTGTTTCTTTACTATCTCCAAAATGGTAAGGACATGTACACAGGTGAAGCGCTTGATATTGATCACCTTAGTCAATATGATATTGACCACATCATTCCGCAAGCCTTTATCAAGGATGATTCTATAGATAATCGTGTTTTGACAAGTTCAGCTAAAAACCGTGGTAAGTCAGATGATGTGCCGAGTCTTGAGGTTGTTAAGAAACAAAAGGCTTACTGGGAGCGATTACGTCGGTCAAAACTCATCTCTCAGCGCAAGTTTGATAACTTGACAAGAGCGGAGCGTGGTGCTTTGAGTGAAAACGACAAAGCAGGCTTTATCAAACGCCAGCTGGTAGAGACTAGACAAATCACCAAACATGTCGCACAGATTTTGGATAAGCGCTTCAATACCAAGCGAGATGAGGATGACAAGGTTATCCGTGATGTTAAGATTATCACCCTTAAATCAAACTTGGTCTCTCAATTTAGGAAAATCAATGAGCTTTACAAAGTGCGTGAAATCAATGATTATCATCATGCACACGATGCTTACCTTAATGTCGTTGTGGGTCTTGCTCTGCTCAAAAAATATCCAAAGCTAGAACCTGAATTTGTCTATGGTGAGTATAAAAATTACAACTTACGCAAGATGATTGCAACCACCAAAGATAAAGCGACTGCTAAATCTTTCTTCTACTCTAACTTGCTGAACATCTTTAAAGAAAGGGTCGAGTATCCAGATGGCAAGATAGTAGAGCGTCCAGTTATTGAGAAATGCGAAGAAACAGGTGAAGTCGCTTGGAACAAAGAAAAAGATGTCTCAACAGTTCAAAAAGTGTTATCTTACCCACAGGTCAACATCGTGAAGAAAGTTGAAAAGCAAGCAGGTCGTTTTTCAAAAGAGTCTATTTTACCAAAGGGTGACTCTGATAAGCTCATCGCAAGAAAGACGAAGGATGTTTATTTGGACCCTAAAAAGTATGGTGGCTTTGACAGCCCAACAATTGCCTACTCTGTCTTTGTCGTCGCTGATGTTGAAAAGGGCAAAGCTAAGAAGCTGAAAACGATTAAAACACTGGTTGGTATCTCTGTTATGGAGCGTCTTGCTTTTGAGAAAGATAAAGTTGCTTTCTTAGAGAGCAAGGGCTACAAAAATATACAAAAAGATACCTTGATTATCCTGCCTAAGTATAGCTTGTTTGCCTTTTCTTATGGGAAAAAACGTCTGTTAGCGAGTGCCGGTGAGCTGCAAAAGGGAAATGAAATGGTCTTACCACAGAAACTTTCGACCTTGCTTTATCATGCACACCGCATTAACAATCTCAATGAGCCAAAACATTTAGAGTATGTCAAAGCTCATAAAGAAGATTTCAATCTTTTGTTATCTTATATTGAGGTATTTGCCTATAACTATATCGACGCTGAAAAGAATGTCAGCAAAATCCAGGCAGCCGCAGAAAGAATCAATGATTTTCCGATAGAAGAGATTGCATCGTCCTTTATCAATCTCCTTGGTTTGACAGCACTTGGTGCACCGGCTGATTTTACTTTCCTTGATGCGAAAATCCCACGTAAACGCTATACGTCAACCACAGAATGCCTCAACGCCACCCTCATCCACCAATCCATCACAGGACTGTATGAGACACGCATTGATTTGAGTCAGTTGGGGGATGTCTAATGGGTTGGCGAACGATTGTGGTAAATACCCACTCAAAGCTCTCTTATAAGAACAATCATCTTATTTTCAAGAATGCTCATCAAACGGAGATGATTCATCTCTCAGAGATTGATGTTTTGCTGCTTGAGACAACAGATATTGTGCTGACGACTATGCTCATAAAGCGTTTGGTGGATGAAAATATTTTGGTGATTTTCTGTGATGACAAGCGCCTGCCGACAGCTATGCTCATGCCCTTTTATGGGCGGCACGACTCGAGCTTACAGCTGTCTCGGCAGATTGCTTGGGATGAGACGGTCAAGGCAGAAGTGTGGACAGATATCATTTCACAAAAGATACTCAATCAGAGCCTTTACTTGGGTGAGTGTGGTTTTTATGAAAAATCGCAGGCAATTATGGACTTGTATCAGGGATTAGAGCTGTTTGACCCTAGCAACCGTGAAGGGCATTCTGCACGAATTTATTTTAATAGGCTTTTTGGGAATGACTTTAGTCGTGACTTGGACTGTCCTATCAACGCTGGTCTCGACTATGGCTATACGCTGTTAATGAGTATGTTTGCTCGTGAGGTGGTTATCACTGGTTGTATGACGCAGTTTGGGCTGAAGCACGCCAATCAGTTTAACCAGTTTAATCTTGCTAGTGACATCATGGAGCCTTTTCGTCCTATTGTAGACCGTATCATCTATGAGAATCGTGACGCTAGTTTTGTCAAAATGAAACGTGAGCTCTTTACCATGTTTTCAGAGACTTATGCTTATAAGAACAAGGAGATGTATTTGACAAATATTGTCAGTGACTATACCAAAAAGGTCATTAAGGCGTTGAATAATGGTGGAAAAGGAGTTCCTGAATTTAGGATATGAGTTATCGATATATGCGAATGATTTTGATGTTTGATATGCCGACAGATACTGCCGAGGAGAGAAAAGCCTACCGGAAATTTAGAAAATTTTTGCTCAACGAGGGCTTCATAATGCACCAATTTTCGATTTACAGTAAGTTGCTGCTCAATAACACCGCAAATAAAGCTATGGTTGACCGCTTGCAGGAAAATAATCCTAAAAAAGGCAGTATTACGCTTCTTACGGTGACTGAAAAGCAGTTTTCTCGAATGATTTATCTCAATGGTGACAAGGACACAAGTGTCGCCAACTCGGATGAACGAGTGGTTTTTCTAGGGGAGACTTATGATGTTGAAGATTAATTTTCCCATACTAGACGAGCCCTTGGCTTTAGCGCAAGAGACTGTTTTAGTCGTAGAGGATGTTACCGTGTTTTCTTCTTTGGTTAAGCATTTTTATCAGTATCAGGAGGACGACGAACTCAAACTTTATGATGAAAAGATGAAGTCACTAAAAGCGTCTGAGCTTATGCTGGTGACGGATATTTTAGGGTATGATGTCAATGCACCTGCCATGCTAAAGCTTATCCACGCTGATCTTGAAGAGCAGTTGAATGCTAAGCCAGAAGTCAAATCAATGATTGAAAAGTTGGCATCAACGATTACAGAGTTGATTTCCTTTGAGTGCTTGGAAAATGAGTTGGACTTGGAATACGATGAAATCACCGTTTTAGAGCTCATCAAGGCGCTGGGCGTCAAGGTTGAGACAGCAAGTGATAGCATTTTTGAAAAATGCTTTGAAATCTTGCAAACCTATCATTATTTGAGTAAGAAAAAGCTCTTAGTTTTTGTCAATATTGGTGCTTATTTGACCAAAGACGAGGTGGAAAAAGTAATTGAGTACATTTGCCTGTCTCATCAGACGGTACTTTTCATTGAACCACGACGACTATACGACTTTCCGCAGTATGTGCTGGATGAAGATTATTTCTTATCTTCTGAAAACATGCTATAATGAGAGAAACAACTGGAGCCATTTGAAACTGAAATCTAGCTGAGATGAACGGCGCGATTACGAAATGTCGGGACAAAAATTGGTCCACGAGGTTTTAGAGCTGTGCTGTTTCGAATGGTCCCAAAACAATCTAGCTTATTATAGTGATTATTGAAAAGTTTTAGAGCTGTGCTGTTTCGAATGGTCCCAAAACTAAAGTTTATATATTTTACAGTCTGACGGCGTTTTAGAGCTGTGCTGTTTCGAATGGTCCCAAAACCGCAAAGTTCGTTATATAGTGTTTCAAGTGGTTTTAGAGCTGTGCTGTTTCGAATGGTCCCAAAACAAACAAAATCGCTGAACTTAACGCAATGTTGTTTTAGAGCTGTGCTGTTTCGAATGGTCCCAAAACGCAACATGTATATCATCTGCGCCGCTAATAGTTTTAGAGCTGTGCTGTTTCGAATGGTCCCAAAACTGCCAAAGACCTCTGCATTGCCACAGACCCGTTTTAGAGCTGTGCTGTTTCGAATGGTCCCAAAACAGACGCTTTACAGGATAAGCTTGCGAAGCGGTTTTAGAGCTGTGCTGTTTCGAATGGTCCCAAAACTTTGTGATGTTCTGCGTTATCCACGGGTATGTTTTAGAGCTGTGCTGTTTCGAATGGTCCCAAAACCAGCCTTGAAAGAACAAATTTTCAAGGACAGTTTTAGAGCTGTGCTGTTTCGAATGGTCCCAAAACGGGCTATGTAGTCATAATAAGATGGTGCGTGTTTTAGAGCTGTGCTGTTTCGAATGGTCCCAAAACGTGGCGATGGAAAAAGTTTTAACTATATAGGTTTTAGAGCTGTGCTGTTTCGAATGGTCCCAAAACCGTTGTTGTTCCCTCGTACCCGATTGTCAAGTTTTAGAGCTGTGCTGTTTCGAATGGTCCCAAAACGTGCTAGGTAGTCGTAGTAGCTTGGGGCGTGTTTTAGAGCTGTGCTGTTTCGAATGGTCCCAAAACCTCAAAATATGATGACGCTGACAAGCTTTTAGTTTTAGAGCTGTGCTGTTTCGAATGGTCCCAAAACACTAGGTTTTGCGGACATTATGAAAGAGCTGTTTTAGAGCTGTGCTGTTTCGAATGGTCCCAAAACCTTACGTTTTAGTTGATGACGAGGAGTTAGGTTTTAGAGCTGTGCTGTTTCGAATGGTCCCAAAACGGTGGTTCGAAAGTTAGAACGGTATCAGCAGTTTTAGAGCTGTGCTGTTTCGAATGGTCCCAAAACTTCTACAGACGTTGCTAAAATGCAAGCTTAGTTTTAGAGCTGTGCTGTTTCGAATGGTCCCAAAACGTCACCGCTTTTTATTTGGCTCGCTTCTGTGTTTTAGAGCTGTGCTGTTTCGAATGGTCCCAAAACTGACTTCCTCGCAAAAGAAGAAGACTTTATGTTTTAGAGCTGTGCTGTTTCGAATGGTCCCAAAACAAGCCCAGTGCTTTGTTCATCATCTTGTCAGTTTTAGAGCTGTGCTGTTTCGAATGGTCCCAAAACCGACTGACTCACAAGTCAATGCGTGGATGAGTTTTAGAGCTGTGCTGTTTCGAATGGTCCCAAAACCTTTTCAAGCGCTTTGAGTTGACTGTTGCTGTTTTAGAGCTGTGCTGTTTCGAATGGTCCCAAAACCGTTTGCGCATTTCCTCTAACTGTTTAGCTGTTTTAGAGCTGTGCTGTTTCGAATGGTCCCAAAACATAATTCTCTTAAAATCGAGAGACTCTATGGTTTTAGAGCTGTGCTGTTTCGAATGGTCCCAAAACTGGGGTAATGCTATCAAGTATATGTTGCGCGTTTTAGAGCTGTGCTGTTTCGAATGGTCCCAAAACAGGCTACTGTACCATTACTAGCCACCCTCAGTTTTAGAGCTGTGCTGTTTCGAATGGTCCCAAAACAACAACACAAAAAACATGCTACTATGCTGAGTTT encodes:
- a CDS encoding dihydroorotate oxidase gives rise to the protein MVSTATRIGDFQFDNCLMNAAGVFCMTREELAQVESSAAGSFVTKTATLEARAGNPEPRYVNTDLGSINSMGLPNKGLDYYLDYVIEEQNRIGSKPHVLSLVGMSPDETHTILKKVQASDYQGLVELNLSCPNVPGKPQIAYDFETTDTILKEVFSYYTKPLGIKLPPYFDIVHFDQAAAIFNKYPLVFVNCVNSIGNGLVIEDETVVIKPKNGFGGLGGDYIKPTALANVHAFYKRLNPSIQIIGTGGVKTGRDAFEHILCGASMVQLGTVLQKEGTEAFERITKELQTIMAEKGYETLDDFRGKLHYID
- a CDS encoding phosphoglycerate mutase, with the translated sequence MVKLVFARHGESEWNKANLFTGWADVDLSDKGTQQAIDAGKLIKEAGIEFDVAYTSVLKRAIKTTNLALEASDQLWVPVEKSWRLNERHYGGLTGQNKAEAAAKWGDEQVHIWRRSYDVLPPAMAKDDEYSAHTDRRYASLDDSVIPDAENLKVTLERALPFWEDKIAPALKDGKNVFVGAHGNSIRALVKHIKHLSDDEIMDVEIPNFPPLVFEFDEDLNVTNEYYLGK
- the cas9 gene encoding type II CRISPR RNA-guided endonuclease Cas9 (Cas9, originally named Csn1, is the large, multifunctional signature protein of type II CRISPR/Cas systems. It is well known even to general audiences because its RNA-guided endonuclease activity has made it a popular tool for custom editing of eukaryotic genomes.), with product MKKYSIGLDIGTNSVGWAVVTDDYKVPSKKMKVRGNSDKTAVKKNLLGALLFDGADTAEGTRLKRTARRRYTRRKNRLRYLQEIFAEEMNKVDESFFHRLDESFLKPEDKSSERHPIFANEAEEKAYHKAFPTIYHLRKHLADKQEKADLRLVYLALAHIIKFRGHFLIEGDLDAENTDVQKLFEAFVEVYDKSVEDSHLSEIEVDAAVILTENSSKSRRLEKLIKHYPTEKKNSFFGNLIALSLGLQPNFKANFKLSEDAKLQFSKDSYEEDLGEVLAQIGDDLADVFVAAQNLYNAILLSGILTVNNDTTKAKVSASMVKRYTEHEADLAKLKCFIKEKAPEKYTEIFKDEKKNGYAAYIKNRKNKGYTKTSVKQDDFYKYLKGILSKLDGSQYFLDKIERDDFLRKQRTFDNGAIPHQLHLKELRAILRRQATYYPFLAENQDKIEKIFTFKIPYYVGPLARQKGRFAWASYSSDEKITPWNFDEVVDKDKSAEDFITKMTSYDLYLPEEKVLPKHSFVYEKFTVYNELTKVKYIDERGKSIYFDAKTKKSIFNQVFKEERKVTKDKLLNHLDKVHPILRAVDIEGLDEEKKTFNASLGTYHDLKKILNVDFLDDEANEDIIEDIIHTLTLFEDKQMIDKRLQKYSHLFTKKELKQLARKHYTGWGKLSHKLIDGIRNKETNKTILDYLIDDGRANRNFMQLIKDERLPFRETIEKAQVIDNVDNLKETVSQLAGSPAIKKGILQSVKIVDELVKVMGGDLRKGTNLPEHIVIEMARENQTTNKGRRKSQQRLKRLQDSLKDFGSKILDTDKPSYVEDNIENDHLKDDRLFLYYLQNGKDMYTGEALDIDHLSQYDIDHIIPQAFIKDDSIDNRVLTSSAKNRGKSDDVPSLEVVKKQKAYWERLRRSKLISQRKFDNLTRAERGALSENDKAGFIKRQLVETRQITKHVAQILDKRFNTKRDEDDKVIRDVKIITLKSNLVSQFRKINELYKVREINDYHHAHDAYLNVVVGLALLKKYPKLEPEFVYGEYKNYNLRKMIATTKDKATAKSFFYSNLLNIFKERVEYPDGKIVERPVIEKCEETGEVAWNKEKDVSTVQKVLSYPQVNIVKKVEKQAGRFSKESILPKGDSDKLIARKTKDVYLDPKKYGGFDSPTIAYSVFVVADVEKGKAKKLKTIKTLVGISVMERLAFEKDKVAFLESKGYKNIQKDTLIILPKYSLFAFSYGKKRLLASAGELQKGNEMVLPQKLSTLLYHAHRINNLNEPKHLEYVKAHKEDFNLLLSYIEVFAYNYIDAEKNVSKIQAAAERINDFPIEEIASSFINLLGLTALGAPADFTFLDAKIPRKRYTSTTECLNATLIHQSITGLYETRIDLSQLGDV
- the cas1 gene encoding type II CRISPR-associated endonuclease Cas1 codes for the protein MGWRTIVVNTHSKLSYKNNHLIFKNAHQTEMIHLSEIDVLLLETTDIVLTTMLIKRLVDENILVIFCDDKRLPTAMLMPFYGRHDSSLQLSRQIAWDETVKAEVWTDIISQKILNQSLYLGECGFYEKSQAIMDLYQGLELFDPSNREGHSARIYFNRLFGNDFSRDLDCPINAGLDYGYTLLMSMFAREVVITGCMTQFGLKHANQFNQFNLASDIMEPFRPIVDRIIYENRDASFVKMKRELFTMFSETYAYKNKEMYLTNIVSDYTKKVIKALNNGGKGVPEFRI
- the cas2 gene encoding CRISPR-associated endonuclease Cas2 produces the protein MSYRYMRMILMFDMPTDTAEERKAYRKFRKFLLNEGFIMHQFSIYSKLLLNNTANKAMVDRLQENNPKKGSITLLTVTEKQFSRMIYLNGDKDTSVANSDERVVFLGETYDVED
- the csn2 gene encoding type II-A CRISPR-associated protein Csn2, with the protein product MLKINFPILDEPLALAQETVLVVEDVTVFSSLVKHFYQYQEDDELKLYDEKMKSLKASELMLVTDILGYDVNAPAMLKLIHADLEEQLNAKPEVKSMIEKLASTITELISFECLENELDLEYDEITVLELIKALGVKVETASDSIFEKCFEILQTYHYLSKKKLLVFVNIGAYLTKDEVEKVIEYICLSHQTVLFIEPRRLYDFPQYVLDEDYFLSSENML